From one Enterobacter kobei genomic stretch:
- the trxB gene encoding thioredoxin-disulfide reductase — MGTAKHSKLLILGSGPAGYTAAVYAARANLHPVLITGMEKGGQLTTTTEVENWPGDPHDLTGPLLMERMHEHAAKFETEILFDHINKVDLQNRPFRLTGDNGEYTCDALIIATGASARYLGLPSEEAFKGRGVSACATCDGFFYRNQKVAVIGGGNTAVEEALYLANIASEVHLIHRRDTFRAEKILIKRLMDKVASGNIVLHTHRTLEEVTGDQMGVSGLRLRDTQNSDNIESLEVAGLFVAIGHSPNTAIFDGQLELENGYIKVQSGIHGNATQTSIPGVFAAGDVMDHIYRQAITSAGTGCMAALDAERYLDGLAENCK, encoded by the coding sequence ATGGGCACGGCTAAACACAGTAAGCTGCTTATCCTTGGTTCTGGCCCTGCGGGTTACACCGCTGCGGTCTACGCTGCACGCGCTAACCTGCACCCGGTACTGATCACCGGTATGGAAAAAGGCGGCCAGCTCACAACCACGACCGAAGTGGAAAACTGGCCTGGCGATCCGCATGATTTAACCGGACCGCTGTTGATGGAGCGCATGCATGAACATGCTGCAAAATTTGAAACGGAAATTTTGTTCGATCACATCAATAAGGTGGATCTGCAAAATCGTCCGTTCCGTCTGACGGGCGATAACGGTGAATACACCTGTGACGCGCTGATCATCGCTACCGGTGCGTCTGCGCGCTACCTCGGGCTGCCGTCGGAAGAAGCATTCAAAGGTCGCGGCGTCTCTGCCTGCGCCACCTGCGACGGTTTCTTCTATCGCAACCAGAAAGTGGCGGTGATTGGCGGCGGTAACACGGCGGTCGAAGAAGCACTGTATCTGGCGAATATCGCCTCTGAAGTGCATCTGATCCATCGCCGCGATACCTTCCGTGCGGAAAAAATTCTTATCAAACGTCTGATGGATAAAGTGGCGAGCGGCAATATCGTGCTGCATACCCATCGTACGCTGGAAGAAGTCACCGGCGACCAGATGGGCGTCAGCGGTCTGCGTCTGCGCGACACCCAGAACAGCGATAACATCGAATCGCTCGAGGTTGCCGGTCTTTTCGTCGCCATCGGACACAGCCCAAACACCGCCATTTTTGACGGTCAACTGGAGCTGGAAAACGGCTACATCAAAGTGCAGTCGGGGATCCACGGCAACGCCACCCAGACCAGCATCCCGGGTGTCTTCGCCGCAGGTGATGTGATGGACCATATCTATCGCCAGGCGATCACCTCCGCCGGAACCGGCTGTATGGCCGCGCTGGATGCCGAGCGTTATCTCGACGGTCTGGCTGAAAACTGTAAATAA
- a CDS encoding replication-associated recombination protein A, with protein MGNLTLDFSDNTFQPLAARMRPENLAQYIGQQHLLAAGKPLPRAIEAGHLHSMILWGPPGTGKTTLAEVIGRYADADVERISAVTSGVKEIREAIERARQSRNAGRRTILFVDEVHRFNKSQQDAFLPHIEDGTITFIGATTENPSFELNSALLSRARVYLLKSLTVEDIEEVLNQAMTDKARGYGGQNIVLPDETRKAIAELVNGDARRALNTLEMMSDMAEVDASGKRVLKPALLTEIAGERSARFDNKGDRFYDLISALHKSVRGSAPDAALYWYARIITAGGDPLYVARRCLAIASEDVGNADPRAMQVALSAWDCFTRVGPAEGERAIAQAIVYLACAPKSNAVYTAFKAAMADARERPDYDVPDHLRNAPTKLMKELGYGQQYRYAHDEANAYAAGEVYFPEEIAQTRYYHPTNRGLEGKIGEKLAWLAEQDHKSPTKRYR; from the coding sequence GTGGGAAATCTGACGCTCGATTTTTCCGATAATACGTTTCAACCTCTGGCCGCCCGTATGCGGCCAGAAAATTTAGCGCAGTATATTGGTCAGCAGCATCTGCTGGCGGCCGGTAAACCGTTACCGCGCGCAATTGAAGCCGGGCATCTACACTCCATGATCCTGTGGGGACCGCCCGGCACCGGTAAGACGACGCTGGCGGAAGTCATCGGACGTTATGCCGACGCCGACGTCGAGCGTATCTCTGCCGTCACCTCCGGCGTGAAAGAGATCCGTGAAGCGATCGAGCGCGCGCGTCAGAGCCGCAATGCCGGGCGTCGCACCATCCTGTTTGTGGACGAAGTGCACCGGTTCAATAAAAGTCAGCAGGATGCCTTCCTGCCGCATATCGAAGACGGCACTATCACCTTTATCGGCGCCACCACCGAAAACCCCTCGTTCGAACTCAATTCCGCGCTGCTCTCTCGTGCGCGTGTTTACCTGCTCAAATCCCTGACCGTTGAAGACATTGAAGAAGTCTTAAACCAGGCGATGACGGATAAGGCGCGGGGTTACGGCGGACAGAATATTGTGTTACCGGACGAGACCCGCAAAGCCATTGCCGAATTGGTTAACGGCGATGCGCGTCGGGCGCTGAACACCCTGGAAATGATGTCTGATATGGCCGAAGTGGATGCCAGCGGCAAGCGCGTGTTAAAACCGGCGTTGCTGACGGAAATTGCCGGTGAGCGCAGCGCGCGCTTTGATAATAAAGGCGACCGCTTTTACGATCTCATTTCTGCGTTGCATAAATCGGTGCGCGGCAGCGCGCCAGATGCAGCCCTGTACTGGTACGCCCGTATTATTACCGCCGGTGGCGATCCGCTCTATGTTGCCCGCCGCTGCCTGGCTATTGCGTCTGAGGATGTCGGTAACGCCGATCCGCGGGCGATGCAGGTGGCGCTCTCTGCCTGGGATTGCTTTACCCGCGTCGGGCCTGCCGAGGGCGAGCGTGCTATCGCTCAGGCGATCGTCTATCTGGCCTGCGCGCCAAAAAGTAATGCCGTGTATACCGCGTTTAAGGCAGCGATGGCCGATGCGCGTGAACGTCCCGATTATGACGTGCCCGATCATCTGCGCAATGCACCGACCAAACTGATGAAAGAGTTAGGCTACGGTCAGCAGTATCGTTATGCCCATGACGAAGCCAATGCCTACGCGGCGGGCGAGGTCTATTTCCCCGAAGAAATAGCACAAACGCGCTATTATCACCCGACAAACAGAGGTCTTGAAGGCAAGATTGGCGAAAAGCTCGCCTGGCTGGCTGAACAGGATCATAAAAGCCCCACAAAACGCTATCGCTAA
- the lolA gene encoding outer membrane lipoprotein chaperone LolA: MKKIAITCALLTSFATSSVWADAAGDLKNRLDKVSSFHATFTQKVTDGSGAAVQEGQGDLWVKRPNLFNWHMTQPDESILVSDGKTLWFYNPFVEQATATNLSSATGNTPFMLIARNQASDWQQYNIKQNGDDFVLVPKGNNGNLKQFTINVSQNGTINQFSAVEQDDQRSSYQLKSQQNGAVDPSKFTFTPPQGVTVDDQRK; encoded by the coding sequence ATGAAAAAAATTGCCATCACCTGTGCATTACTGACTTCCTTCGCAACCAGCAGCGTCTGGGCTGACGCCGCGGGCGACCTGAAAAACCGTCTGGACAAGGTCAGCAGCTTCCACGCCACCTTTACGCAGAAAGTAACCGATGGCAGCGGCGCTGCGGTGCAGGAAGGACAGGGGGATTTATGGGTGAAACGCCCGAACCTGTTTAACTGGCACATGACGCAGCCGGACGAGAGCATTCTGGTGTCCGACGGTAAAACATTGTGGTTCTACAATCCGTTTGTTGAGCAGGCAACAGCCACTAACCTTAGCTCTGCCACCGGCAATACGCCGTTTATGCTGATTGCCCGTAACCAGGCAAGCGACTGGCAGCAGTATAATATTAAACAGAATGGTGACGACTTTGTGCTGGTGCCAAAAGGCAATAACGGCAACCTGAAGCAGTTCACCATTAACGTCAGCCAGAACGGCACCATTAATCAGTTCAGCGCCGTGGAACAGGACGATCAGCGCAGCAGCTATCAACTGAAATCCCAGCAGAACGGGGCCGTCGATCCGTCGAAGTTCACCTTTACCCCGCCGCAGGGCGTGACGGTGGATGACCAACGTAAGTAG
- the lrp gene encoding leucine-responsive transcriptional regulator Lrp, which yields MVDSKKRPGKDLDRIDRNILNELQKDGRISNVELSKRVGLSPTPCLERVRRLERQGFIQGYTALLNPHYLDASLLVFVEITLNRGAPDVFEQFNTAVQKLEEIQECHLVSGDFDYLLKTRVPDMSAYRKLLGETLLRLPGVNDTRTYVVMEEVKQSNRLVIKTR from the coding sequence ATGGTAGATAGCAAGAAGCGCCCTGGGAAAGATCTCGACCGTATCGATCGTAACATTCTTAACGAGCTGCAAAAGGATGGGCGTATTTCTAACGTCGAGCTTTCAAAGCGAGTAGGACTTTCTCCAACGCCGTGCCTTGAGCGCGTGCGCCGGCTTGAAAGACAGGGTTTTATTCAGGGCTACACAGCACTGTTAAACCCGCACTATCTGGATGCATCACTTCTGGTTTTTGTTGAGATTACTCTGAATCGTGGCGCGCCGGATGTGTTCGAGCAGTTCAATACCGCAGTACAAAAACTTGAAGAAATTCAAGAGTGTCATTTAGTATCCGGTGATTTCGACTACCTGTTGAAAACACGCGTGCCGGATATGTCGGCCTATCGCAAACTGCTAGGGGAAACCCTGCTGCGTCTGCCAGGCGTGAATGACACCCGTACCTATGTTGTTATGGAAGAAGTCAAACAGAGCAATCGTCTGGTTATTAAGACGCGCTAA
- the serS gene encoding serine--tRNA ligase has protein sequence MLDPNLLRTEPDAVAEKLARRGFKLDVDKLRALEERRKVLQVNTENLQAERNSRSKSIGQAKARGEDIEPLRLEVNKLGEELDAAKAELETLLAEIRDIALAIPNIPHDDAPIGRDENDNVEVSRWGTPRTFDFEVRDHVTLGEMHSGLDFAAAVKLTGSRFVVMKGQIARMHRALAQFMLDLHTEQHGYSENYVPYLVNHDTLYGTGQLPKFAGDLFHTRPLDEEADSSNYALIPTAEVPLTNLVRDEIIDEDALPIKMTAHTPCFRSEAGSYGRDTRGLIRMHQFDKVEMVQIVRPEDSMDALEEMTGHAEKVLQLLGLPYRKVILCTGDMGFGACKTYDLEVWIPAQNTYREISSCSNVGDFQARRMQARCRSKTDKKTRLVHTLNGSGLAVGRTLVAVLENYQQADGRIEVPEVLRPYMNGLEYIG, from the coding sequence ATGCTCGATCCCAATCTGCTGCGTACCGAGCCAGACGCAGTCGCAGAAAAACTGGCACGCCGGGGCTTTAAGCTGGATGTTGATAAACTGCGCGCTCTTGAAGAGCGTCGTAAAGTTCTGCAGGTTAATACGGAAAACCTGCAGGCGGAGCGTAACTCGCGATCGAAATCCATTGGCCAGGCGAAAGCGCGCGGGGAAGACATCGAGCCATTACGCCTGGAAGTGAATAAGCTGGGTGAAGAACTGGATGCGGCGAAGGCCGAGCTGGAAACTCTGCTGGCAGAAATCCGTGATATTGCGCTGGCGATCCCGAACATTCCCCATGACGATGCACCCATTGGCCGCGACGAGAATGATAACGTCGAAGTCAGCCGCTGGGGTACGCCGCGCACCTTCGATTTCGAGGTTCGCGATCACGTGACGCTGGGTGAAATGCACAGCGGCCTGGATTTTGCCGCGGCGGTTAAACTGACCGGTTCACGCTTTGTCGTGATGAAAGGTCAGATCGCGCGTATGCACCGCGCTCTTGCCCAGTTCATGCTGGATCTGCATACCGAACAGCACGGCTACAGCGAGAACTACGTGCCGTATCTGGTTAACCACGACACCCTCTACGGTACGGGGCAGCTGCCGAAATTTGCCGGCGATCTGTTCCATACTCGTCCGCTGGACGAAGAAGCAGACAGCAGCAACTATGCCCTGATCCCGACCGCTGAAGTGCCGCTGACTAACCTGGTTCGCGATGAGATCATCGACGAAGACGCGCTGCCGATCAAAATGACCGCGCATACCCCGTGCTTCCGCTCTGAAGCCGGATCTTATGGCCGCGATACCCGCGGTCTGATCCGTATGCACCAGTTCGATAAAGTTGAAATGGTGCAGATCGTTCGTCCGGAAGACTCCATGGACGCGCTGGAAGAGATGACCGGTCACGCGGAAAAAGTGTTGCAGCTGCTCGGCCTGCCGTACCGTAAGGTCATCCTGTGTACCGGCGACATGGGCTTTGGTGCCTGCAAAACCTACGATCTTGAAGTGTGGATCCCGGCGCAGAACACCTATCGTGAGATCTCCTCCTGCTCTAACGTGGGCGATTTCCAGGCGCGTCGTATGCAGGCACGCTGCCGCAGCAAAACCGACAAGAAAACCCGTCTGGTGCACACGCTGAACGGTTCGGGTCTGGCGGTTGGTCGTACGCTGGTCGCCGTGCTGGAAAACTACCAGCAGGCTGATGGCCGCATCGAAGTACCTGAAGTGCTGCGTCCGTACATGAATGGCCTTGAGTACATCGGCTGA
- a CDS encoding DNA translocase FtsK 4TM domain-containing protein encodes MSQEYTEDKEVTLTRLSSGRRLLEALLILVALFAVWLMAALLSFNPSDPSWSQTAWHEPIHNLGGVPGAWLADTLFFIFGVMAYTIPVIIIGACWFTYRHRATEDYIDYFAVSLRLIGVLALVLTSCGLAAINADDIWYFASGGVIGSLLSTAMMPLLHSSGGTIALLFIWGAGLTLFTGWSWVSIAEKIGSVILNILTFASNRTRRDDTWVDEEEYEEDDYDDDVAPVQRESRRARIMRGALARRKRVAEKFANPLGRKTDEALFSGRRMDDEEDIQYSARGVAADADDVLFSSNKATGAPQWDEYDPLLSGHSISEPLAAAAVATTATQAWSAPVEPVMQAPSQPVVEPPYVAAPGPEPVAPHYAAPEEPSYYQPPQPPVNDYDHYATQAPVYPEPETYAAVTPQPAPQVQPQWQQPEPQLQQPWQQPEPQVAEPEPAPAPEPEPEEVKPARPPLYYFEEVEEKRAREREQLAAWYQPIPEPAQPAPKPASTPAPAMPAADPAPAMTPGAASLKDATTAGAAVAAPVFSLAGSGAPRPQVKEGIGPQLPRPNRVRVPTRRELASYGIKLPSQRMAEERARETDYDHEDEADAMQQDELARQFASTQQSRYGDEYQHDQDSPEVNEDAVAEAELARQFAATQQQRYSGEQPAGATPFSPADFDFSPMKALVDDGPSEPLFTPGVMPESQPAAPAPQPYQQPVTPAPQHYQQPAAPAPQQYQQPQQQPAATPQYQPPRQPAPQDSLIHPLLMRNGDSRPVVKPTTRLPSLDLLTPPPTETEPVDTFALEQMARLVEARLNDFRIKADVVNYSPGPVITRFELNLAPGVKAARISNLSRDLARSLSTVAVRVVEVIPGKPYVGLELPNKKRQTVYLREVLDCDKFRDNASPLTVVLGKDISGEPVIADLAKMPHLLVAGTTGSGKSVGVNAMILSMLYKAQPEDVKFIMIDPKMLELSVYEGIPHLLTEVVTDMKDAANALRWSVNEMEKRYKLMSALGVRNLAGYNEKIAEAARMGRPIPDPYWKPGDSMDATHPVLEKLPYIVVLVDEFADLMMTVGKKVEELIARLAQKARAAGIHLVLATQRPSVDVITGLIKANIPTRIAFTVSSKIDSRTILDQSGAESLLGMGDMLYSGPNSSSAPVRVHGAFVRDEEVHAVVQDWKARGRPKYIEGITSDAESEGGAGGFDGGEELDPLFDQAVNFVTEKRKASISGVQRQFRIGYNRAARIIEQMEAQGIVSEQGHNGNREVLAPPPFD; translated from the coding sequence TTGAGCCAGGAATATACTGAAGACAAAGAAGTCACACTGACCAGATTAAGCAGCGGGCGTCGGCTACTCGAAGCACTGCTGATTCTGGTTGCCCTGTTTGCCGTCTGGTTGATGGCGGCACTACTCAGCTTTAACCCTTCCGATCCCAGCTGGTCACAGACCGCATGGCATGAACCTATCCATAATCTGGGTGGTGTGCCGGGCGCCTGGCTGGCTGATACCCTGTTCTTTATCTTTGGGGTGATGGCTTACACCATTCCGGTGATCATCATCGGCGCCTGCTGGTTTACGTATCGTCATCGCGCAACGGAAGATTACATTGACTATTTCGCAGTCTCGCTGCGTCTGATTGGCGTGCTGGCGCTGGTGCTCACGTCCTGCGGTCTGGCGGCGATTAATGCCGATGATATCTGGTATTTCGCCTCTGGCGGCGTGATCGGTAGCCTGCTCAGCACGGCGATGATGCCGTTACTGCACAGCAGCGGCGGCACTATCGCGCTGCTCTTCATCTGGGGGGCCGGACTGACGCTGTTTACCGGCTGGTCATGGGTCAGCATTGCGGAAAAAATCGGCAGCGTGATCCTGAATATCCTGACGTTCGCCAGCAACCGCACCCGTCGTGACGACACCTGGGTCGATGAAGAAGAGTACGAGGAAGATGACTACGACGATGACGTTGCCCCGGTGCAACGTGAATCCCGCCGGGCGCGCATTATGCGCGGCGCCCTTGCGCGTCGTAAGCGTGTTGCCGAAAAATTTGCCAATCCATTAGGGCGTAAAACCGACGAGGCGCTGTTCTCCGGTCGCCGGATGGACGACGAAGAAGATATTCAGTACAGCGCGCGTGGCGTCGCTGCCGATGCCGATGACGTGCTGTTCTCCAGTAACAAAGCGACCGGTGCGCCGCAGTGGGATGAATACGATCCGCTGCTGAGCGGTCACAGCATCAGCGAGCCGCTTGCCGCGGCTGCCGTCGCCACCACCGCCACTCAGGCGTGGAGTGCGCCCGTAGAACCAGTAATGCAGGCACCGTCTCAGCCAGTGGTTGAGCCGCCTTATGTTGCCGCTCCCGGGCCGGAGCCTGTTGCCCCACACTATGCTGCGCCGGAAGAGCCGTCGTATTATCAGCCGCCTCAGCCGCCGGTTAACGACTATGACCATTACGCAACCCAGGCGCCAGTCTATCCTGAACCAGAAACCTATGCGGCAGTAACACCGCAGCCGGCGCCACAGGTTCAACCACAGTGGCAGCAACCGGAACCACAACTGCAACAGCCATGGCAGCAACCGGAACCTCAGGTCGCTGAACCCGAACCGGCACCCGCGCCTGAACCAGAACCAGAAGAAGTGAAACCCGCGCGTCCGCCGCTGTATTACTTCGAAGAAGTAGAAGAGAAGCGCGCCCGAGAACGCGAGCAGCTCGCCGCCTGGTATCAGCCGATCCCGGAACCTGCACAGCCTGCACCAAAACCCGCGTCGACCCCTGCGCCTGCAATGCCTGCGGCTGATCCTGCGCCGGCAATGACGCCTGGCGCTGCGAGTCTCAAAGACGCAACAACCGCGGGTGCCGCTGTCGCCGCGCCGGTCTTCAGCCTTGCCGGAAGCGGCGCGCCACGCCCGCAAGTTAAAGAGGGCATTGGTCCGCAACTGCCGCGTCCTAACCGTGTGCGTGTACCGACGCGCCGGGAACTGGCGTCTTACGGTATTAAACTGCCTTCCCAGCGGATGGCGGAAGAACGCGCCCGTGAAACGGATTACGATCATGAGGACGAGGCCGATGCGATGCAGCAGGATGAACTGGCCCGCCAGTTTGCGTCCACGCAGCAGAGTCGCTACGGCGACGAGTATCAGCACGATCAGGACAGTCCTGAGGTCAACGAAGACGCGGTTGCAGAAGCGGAACTGGCGCGCCAGTTTGCCGCTACGCAGCAACAGCGTTATTCGGGCGAGCAACCCGCCGGGGCAACGCCTTTCTCACCAGCAGATTTCGACTTCTCCCCGATGAAGGCACTGGTTGATGATGGCCCGAGCGAGCCGCTATTCACGCCTGGCGTGATGCCAGAATCGCAGCCAGCGGCGCCGGCACCACAACCGTATCAGCAGCCGGTTACCCCTGCACCGCAGCACTACCAGCAGCCTGCTGCACCGGCGCCGCAGCAATATCAGCAGCCGCAACAGCAGCCAGCTGCGACGCCGCAGTACCAGCCACCGCGGCAGCCTGCCCCGCAGGACAGCCTGATCCATCCGCTGCTGATGCGTAACGGCGACAGCCGTCCGGTGGTAAAACCGACCACCCGCTTGCCGTCGCTGGATCTACTGACGCCGCCGCCAACCGAGACGGAGCCGGTAGATACCTTTGCGCTGGAGCAAATGGCCCGCCTGGTGGAGGCGCGTCTGAATGATTTCCGTATCAAAGCCGATGTGGTGAACTACTCACCAGGTCCTGTCATAACCCGCTTTGAACTGAATCTTGCGCCTGGCGTAAAAGCCGCGCGTATTTCCAATCTGTCCCGCGATCTGGCGCGCTCGCTGTCTACCGTGGCCGTGCGTGTGGTGGAAGTGATCCCTGGCAAACCTTATGTCGGCCTGGAACTGCCAAACAAAAAACGTCAGACCGTTTACCTGCGCGAAGTGCTGGACTGCGATAAATTCCGCGACAATGCCTCGCCGCTGACCGTGGTGCTGGGTAAAGATATCTCCGGCGAGCCGGTGATTGCCGATCTGGCGAAGATGCCGCACCTGCTGGTGGCCGGTACCACCGGCTCCGGTAAGTCGGTAGGGGTTAACGCCATGATCCTCAGCATGCTCTACAAAGCGCAGCCGGAAGACGTGAAATTCATCATGATCGATCCGAAAATGCTGGAGCTGTCGGTATATGAAGGCATTCCGCATCTGCTGACCGAAGTGGTAACGGACATGAAGGACGCCGCCAACGCGCTGCGCTGGAGCGTCAATGAGATGGAAAAACGTTACAAGCTGATGTCGGCCCTCGGCGTGCGTAACCTTGCCGGTTATAACGAGAAGATCGCCGAGGCCGCGCGTATGGGTCGTCCGATCCCGGATCCGTACTGGAAGCCAGGTGACAGCATGGACGCCACCCATCCGGTGCTGGAAAAACTGCCGTATATCGTCGTGCTGGTGGATGAATTCGCTGACCTGATGATGACCGTGGGTAAAAAAGTGGAAGAGTTGATTGCCCGTCTGGCGCAAAAAGCGCGTGCAGCAGGTATTCACCTTGTCCTGGCCACCCAGCGTCCGTCGGTGGACGTGATCACCGGCCTTATTAAAGCCAACATTCCGACGCGTATCGCCTTTACCGTTTCGAGCAAAATTGACTCCCGTACCATTCTGGATCAGTCCGGCGCGGAATCGCTGTTAGGCATGGGGGATATGCTCTATTCCGGGCCTAACTCCTCGTCAGCGCCGGTGCGTGTCCACGGGGCCTTTGTGCGTGATGAAGAAGTTCATGCGGTAGTGCAGGACTGGAAAGCACGCGGACGACCGAAATACATCGAAGGCATTACCTCCGATGCGGAAAGTGAAGGCGGCGCGGGCGGATTTGATGGTGGTGAAGAGCTGGATCCGCTGTTCGATCAGGCGGTGAATTTCGTGACTGAAAAACGCAAGGCGTCCATCTCCGGCGTGCAGCGTCAGTTCCGTATCGGCTATAACCGCGCGGCACGAATTATTGAGCAAATGGAAGCGCAGGGCATTGTCAGCGAGCAGGGCCATAACGGTAACCGCGAAGTGCTGGCACCGCCGCCGTTTGATTAA
- the cydD gene encoding heme ABC transporter permease/ATP-binding protein CydD, translating to MNKTRQQELTRWLKQQSVISRRWLMTSRILGLVSGVLIVAQAWLLASILNHMIMDNIPREALLLPFVLLVLVFILRAWVVWLRERVGFHAGLHIRYEIRRLVLDRLQQAGPAWIQGKPAGSWATLILEQIDDMHDYYARYLPQMALAASVPLLIVLTIFPTNWAAALILLGTAPLIPMFMAMVGMGAADANRRNFKALARLSGHFLDRLRGMETLRIFGRGEAETDNIRQASQDFRSRTMEVLRMAFLSSGVLEFFTSLSIALVAVYFGFSYLGELNFGHYGAGVTLFAGFLTLILAPEFFQPLRDLGTFYHAKAQAVGAADSLKTFLETPLAWPERGERTLSTDEPVSVVARGAVIKSPEGAILAGPLDFTLSAGQRVVLVGQSGSGKSSLINALSGFLSYEGSLQINGVELRELDPLAWRKQLSWVGQNPQLPAMTLRDNVLLARPDASEDELNAVLDAAWVSEFLPQLPQGIDTPVGDQAARLSVGQAQRVAVARALLNTSQLMLLDEPSASLDAHSEQRVMQALTTASLRQTTLMVTHQLEGLTDWDSIWVMENGRLVEQGDYATLAAAGGPFAALLAHRQEEI from the coding sequence ATGAATAAAACCCGTCAACAAGAACTAACCCGCTGGCTAAAACAGCAAAGCGTAATTTCACGTCGCTGGCTGATGACGTCCCGCATTCTGGGGCTTGTCAGCGGTGTATTAATCGTGGCTCAGGCCTGGCTGCTCGCCAGTATCCTTAATCATATGATTATGGATAACATTCCCCGTGAAGCCCTGCTGCTGCCCTTTGTGCTGCTGGTGCTGGTGTTTATTCTCCGTGCCTGGGTGGTGTGGCTGCGCGAACGCGTCGGCTTCCACGCCGGGTTGCACATCCGCTATGAAATCCGTCGTCTGGTGTTGGACCGTCTGCAGCAGGCTGGCCCTGCATGGATCCAGGGTAAACCGGCAGGCAGCTGGGCGACGCTGATCCTTGAGCAAATCGACGACATGCACGACTACTATGCGCGCTATTTGCCGCAGATGGCGCTCGCCGCCAGCGTGCCGTTGTTGATCGTGCTGACTATTTTTCCGACCAACTGGGCCGCGGCCCTGATCCTGCTGGGTACTGCGCCGTTGATCCCGATGTTTATGGCGATGGTCGGTATGGGCGCGGCTGATGCGAACCGTCGTAATTTTAAAGCGCTGGCAAGATTAAGCGGCCATTTCCTCGATCGCCTGCGCGGGATGGAAACGCTGCGTATTTTTGGTCGCGGCGAGGCGGAAACCGACAATATCCGTCAGGCGTCGCAGGACTTTCGCAGCCGCACGATGGAAGTGCTGCGCATGGCCTTTTTATCCTCCGGCGTGCTGGAGTTCTTTACCTCCCTTTCTATTGCGCTGGTCGCCGTTTATTTCGGCTTCTCTTATCTGGGCGAGCTGAATTTCGGTCACTATGGCGCGGGCGTAACGCTGTTCGCTGGTTTTCTGACGCTGATCCTCGCGCCGGAGTTTTTCCAGCCGCTGCGCGATCTGGGCACTTTTTACCATGCGAAAGCGCAGGCGGTGGGTGCTGCTGACAGCCTGAAAACCTTCCTCGAAACGCCGCTGGCGTGGCCGGAGCGCGGTGAACGTACATTGAGTACTGATGAACCGGTGAGCGTCGTGGCCCGCGGTGCGGTGATTAAATCACCGGAAGGCGCGATCCTTGCCGGACCGCTCGATTTCACGCTTTCTGCCGGGCAGCGCGTGGTGCTGGTCGGGCAAAGCGGTTCCGGGAAAAGTTCGCTGATCAATGCGTTATCGGGTTTTCTCAGCTACGAGGGTTCGCTGCAAATCAACGGCGTTGAGCTGCGTGAGCTTGATCCGCTGGCCTGGCGCAAACAGTTGAGCTGGGTCGGGCAAAACCCGCAGCTTCCGGCGATGACGCTGCGCGATAATGTGCTGCTGGCCCGTCCGGATGCCAGTGAAGACGAACTGAACGCCGTGCTGGACGCGGCCTGGGTGAGTGAATTTCTGCCGCAGTTGCCGCAGGGTATTGATACCCCGGTTGGCGATCAGGCAGCGCGGTTATCTGTCGGACAGGCACAGCGTGTCGCCGTCGCCCGTGCGTTGCTCAACACCAGCCAGTTGATGCTGCTGGATGAGCCGTCCGCCAGTCTGGATGCGCACAGTGAACAGCGCGTTATGCAGGCGTTAACTACGGCCTCGTTACGCCAGACCACGTTAATGGTGACCCATCAACTGGAAGGGCTGACCGACTGGGACAGCATCTGGGTGATGGAAAATGGCAGGCTGGTTGAGCAAGGCGACTACGCCACTCTCGCCGCCGCAGGCGGGCCTTTTGCCGCCCTGCTCGCTCATCGCCAGGAGGAAATCTAA